In one Roseburia intestinalis L1-82 genomic region, the following are encoded:
- a CDS encoding recombinase family protein gives MNREGKKCVLYPRVSTEMQVDGYSLEGQKNSLKRFADREEMEIVGIYEDAGKSGKSIEGRPAFKKMLSDIKNGLEIDYILVYKLSRFGRNAADILNSLEFVQSYGINLICIEEGIDSSQTSGKLLISVLSAVAEIERENIIEQTMNGRREKARQGGWNGGFAPYGYYLKDNQLLIDETEAEAIRIIFDKFANSDIGLGGVAKYLNLQGIKKIPRQNGTLETWSSHFIRLILDNPVYCGKIAYGRRTREKVKGTKNEYKQIHTDDYILEDGQHEGIVSEELWQKVHAKRMATGIKQPSKIGKDRAHLLTGILKCPLCGSSMYTNKHAWTNKDGTYKEVYYYICGRNKQERGHHCDYKASLRKTDIEPLVIEAVKELVSDKYFAKEIEKRVGVQTDTTAIDKELANYESKLKEVDLNKARLEREIDNLPIDARFRERKIHDMTLRLDGLYDTIVELEERIEDAKLRKSSIEMEAITLDNIYKLMLNFGKLYDIISDEEKKSLITYLIKEIQIYPNGESEMPLKSIEFNFPIYRDGQEVRRLLWEKGNTVESVVLMQYCGK, from the coding sequence ATGAACAGAGAAGGAAAGAAATGTGTCCTATATCCGAGAGTAAGTACTGAAATGCAGGTGGACGGATATAGCCTTGAAGGGCAGAAGAATAGCCTGAAACGATTTGCTGACAGAGAAGAAATGGAGATTGTTGGTATATATGAAGATGCAGGTAAATCGGGAAAATCTATTGAGGGGAGACCTGCTTTTAAGAAGATGCTTTCTGATATAAAGAACGGATTGGAGATAGATTATATTCTGGTTTATAAACTTTCACGATTTGGAAGAAATGCGGCAGATATTCTAAATTCATTGGAGTTTGTGCAGTCGTATGGAATAAATCTCATTTGTATTGAGGAAGGTATTGACTCATCACAGACAAGTGGAAAACTTTTAATTTCTGTATTATCTGCGGTTGCAGAAATTGAAAGAGAAAATATCATTGAACAGACAATGAACGGACGCAGAGAAAAAGCAAGACAGGGAGGTTGGAATGGCGGTTTTGCTCCGTATGGATATTATCTGAAAGACAATCAGCTCTTAATAGATGAAACCGAAGCTGAAGCAATCCGAATTATATTTGATAAGTTTGCCAATTCAGACATAGGGCTTGGCGGAGTTGCAAAATATCTTAATTTGCAAGGAATAAAAAAGATACCCCGTCAGAATGGAACATTAGAAACTTGGAGCAGCCATTTCATACGGTTGATATTAGATAATCCTGTCTATTGTGGCAAGATTGCTTATGGCAGGAGAACACGAGAAAAGGTAAAAGGCACAAAAAATGAATATAAGCAGATTCATACAGATGATTATATTCTGGAAGATGGACAGCACGAAGGAATAGTCAGCGAAGAATTATGGCAAAAAGTTCACGCAAAACGTATGGCAACAGGAATTAAGCAGCCGTCCAAAATTGGTAAGGACAGGGCGCATCTTTTAACGGGAATATTAAAGTGTCCTCTTTGTGGAAGCTCAATGTATACGAATAAACATGCTTGGACAAATAAAGATGGCACATACAAAGAAGTTTACTATTATATCTGCGGTAGGAATAAGCAGGAACGAGGGCATCATTGTGATTACAAGGCATCTCTTAGAAAAACAGACATTGAACCACTTGTAATTGAAGCCGTCAAGGAATTGGTAAGTGATAAATATTTTGCAAAAGAGATAGAAAAGCGTGTTGGTGTGCAGACTGATACCACTGCAATTGATAAGGAACTTGCCAATTATGAGAGCAAGCTGAAAGAAGTAGATTTGAATAAAGCCCGTCTGGAACGAGAGATTGATAATCTGCCTATTGATGCTCGTTTCAGAGAAAGAAAAATCCACGACATGACATTAAGGCTTGATGGATTGTATGATACGATTGTCGAGTTGGAAGAACGGATTGAAGATGCAAAGCTGAGAAAAAGTTCTATTGAAATGGAAGCAATCACTCTGGACAATATTTACAAGCTTATGCTGAATTTCGGAAAGCTCTATGATATAATAAGTGACGAGGAAAAGAAAAGTCTTATAACTTATCTAATAAAGGAAATTCAGATATATCCTAATGGAGAGTCAGAGATGCCTTTGAAGTCGATAGAGTTTAATTTTCCGATATATCGTGATGGACAAGAGGTAAGGCGGCTCTTGTGGGAAAAAGGTAATACCGTTGAGTCGGTAGTTCTGATGCAGTATTGTGGAAAATAA
- a CDS encoding DDE-type integrase/transposase/recombinase, translating to MNIILYLLNYIQYQHKQICWLLNFICRYIPLKQWTFDDSHSPKYQKFKIDKLPVIKTFIKQDWQFLLEYYQWKYGKPVKPVQRRNGKSISEDTVCPLCEAPHHYIYDNNGGNGQYQCKVCGQTFCSGEVVTTPFRLTCPHCRNTLVPKKDRKFFRIHKCVNPKCPYYLHNLKKVDQKDLAEDYGKNKYKLHYIYREFTVDFFAMDLTSLPKNASSLKFSKHNAHVMSLCLTLHINLGLSLRKTSQALKDLYNINISHQQIANYCKTASICIKPFVDHYDYKPGKVLTADETYIKVRGIKAYIWFIMDAVSRSIIGYQVSDNRSVGPCILAMRMAFRHFDKLPKNFKFIADGYSAYPLAAMEFAQRFKDTFTFNITQVIGLTNDDEVSKEFRPFKQIIERLNRTYKASYRPTNGFDNYDGANYDLALWVAYYNFLRPHKHNKYQVLNKVDMLTNADNMPGKWQLLIFLGQQTILNLPAEGSNCS from the coding sequence ATGAACATTATACTTTATTTACTTAACTACATTCAATACCAACATAAACAAATCTGCTGGCTTTTAAATTTTATTTGCAGATATATTCCTCTCAAACAGTGGACTTTTGATGATTCCCATTCTCCAAAATATCAAAAATTTAAAATTGATAAGCTTCCTGTCATCAAAACCTTTATCAAACAGGACTGGCAGTTCCTTCTTGAGTACTACCAGTGGAAATACGGTAAGCCTGTCAAACCAGTTCAGCGCCGTAATGGTAAATCCATTTCTGAAGATACCGTCTGCCCTTTATGTGAGGCTCCACATCACTACATTTACGACAATAATGGCGGTAACGGTCAATACCAGTGTAAAGTCTGTGGACAGACCTTCTGCTCCGGCGAAGTCGTTACAACACCTTTTCGCCTTACCTGCCCTCACTGCAGAAATACCCTCGTTCCAAAAAAAGACCGCAAGTTCTTCCGCATACATAAATGCGTCAATCCAAAATGTCCTTACTATCTCCACAATCTTAAAAAAGTGGATCAGAAAGACCTTGCTGAGGATTATGGCAAAAACAAATATAAACTCCATTACATCTACCGTGAATTCACTGTGGATTTCTTCGCCATGGACCTAACCTCTCTTCCAAAGAATGCTTCTTCACTGAAGTTTTCAAAGCATAATGCCCATGTGATGTCTCTGTGTCTTACCCTGCACATCAACCTTGGTTTATCCTTAAGAAAAACCTCGCAGGCACTGAAAGATCTTTATAACATCAACATCTCACACCAACAGATAGCCAACTACTGCAAAACAGCCTCCATCTGTATCAAACCATTCGTTGATCACTATGATTACAAACCAGGCAAAGTATTGACTGCCGATGAAACCTACATCAAAGTTCGTGGTATCAAAGCATACATCTGGTTTATTATGGATGCTGTAAGCCGCTCTATCATTGGTTATCAGGTATCCGACAACCGCAGTGTCGGTCCCTGCATCCTCGCAATGAGAATGGCTTTCAGACATTTCGATAAACTTCCTAAAAACTTTAAGTTTATTGCAGATGGATACAGTGCTTATCCATTAGCAGCGATGGAGTTTGCCCAAAGATTTAAAGATACCTTTACATTCAACATCACACAGGTAATCGGTCTCACCAATGATGACGAAGTTTCCAAAGAATTCCGCCCTTTCAAGCAGATAATCGAACGCCTTAACCGCACCTACAAAGCCTCTTATCGCCCAACCAATGGATTTGACAACTATGATGGTGCCAACTACGATTTAGCTTTATGGGTTGCTTATTATAACTTCCTGCGGCCACATAAGCACAACAAGTATCAGGTTTTAAATAAGGTTGATATGCTCACCAACGCAGACAACATGCCCGGCAAATGGCAGTTACTCATCTTTCTCGGTCAGCAGACAATTTTAAATCTGCCAGCCGAAGGCTCTAACTGTTCTTAG